A stretch of DNA from Aciduliprofundum sp. MAR08-339:
GATGTAAGGATATAAAGATGTACATCTAGGGGAGATGGAGCAGATATTTGCAAGAATACTTCGGAGAAACTTTTATTTATCACATGTTGAGTAGAGAATAACCATGGAGCATTTTAATGGCATGCACGCAGAAATCCTTACCCGTGGGGGCATGAGGGATGGCATTGTGAAGGAGATTAATGATGAATGGATATTGCTGGATGAATGTGAGCCGCATCTTTATCCCCTGAACGATGTGGCGATCATTCTAGCACCCTTCAACGATATACCTGATGAAAGTTTCGAGGAGAAAAAACGCAAAACGCTTAATCGTGCTCTTCTTATAAATTTCGCATTCATGCTCGCTTCGGCAATAATCTTTGCGGTGGTGGTGGCTCTAAGATGGGCGCAATAGATGAATTTCTGGGAAAAACCGTGATAATCGTTGTCAATAATGGGGAAGAAGATTTTAGAATAGAGGGGACACTATTGAGAGAAGAGAGGGATTTTCTTGTTTTGAAAGATATCCATATGGAGGATGATTCCTATATATTCCACTATAAAATTGGAGTCATCAATAAGAACTATGTGCAATCTGTAAAAATAAGCAGTAAACCACTAAAATCGCATGTATTTGAAGAGTATCGTAGTGAGGTTATGAGCTGGTTTTACTGGATGCTCTCATCAGAGTTCGGTATCATTATTGGAATTGCTGGAGTGCTCGTTGGAAAACTCTTGATGGGTATGTTTGCATATTGCTAATTGTTGCACTCTTTTTTTAAAATGCAAAATGGAACTCATCACTTGGTTATATAATCCGGGTAATTCAATTCTCCACCTATCATGTATTTACACACTCCAGGAAGTATCTCATAACGTTCAAGTTCTTTTAAAATTTCAAGCAGTTTTTTTCTACCTTCATACATCTGTTTTTTTAAAGATTTTAACTTTCCCATATGTTTTTCAACAATGTCATTTATGGTGGAATTATTAAAGATAGGATTTAAAATCTTTAAAATTTCATTCTTATTATCTCCTATTTTTGAGTAACCTATAACATATACGGGTCTCTCTACAAAATACTCTATTTGATATCTTCTCTCACCTTTACTGTATACTGGTGTAACTTGAATAAATCCAGATATTTCTCCTCTTTCACTTATCAGATGATCTTTAATAGCCCTACTTAGACCATCTATGTAAAACTCTATTTCTTCATTACTTACAAGCCTCTTAACTCCCATGACTATTTCTTTTAAGAGTGATTTGTGCAATTTTCTATATTCTGTAAAATTTTTCTCTATTCTCTCTTCAATGCTTATAGGATTGTAAGCATTTCTCCATTTTACAGGAATATGATTTTTCAAGTCAACGTAAAGAGGTTTTGATTTTATTTCCCGTTTGAACTCATTCATATATTCTTCATACCACTTAAAATCGTCCTCAAGCAGTTTGATCCAAGGCGATATTATTTCCTCCTTCAATCTCTTAGTATGATTGAATCGAATAAAATTTCCCACATTGTTATCCTTAATTTTTACGTTGAGATAATCCTCTACCCATTTGGCAAGTTTTTCATTCTTCACCTTTACTATGGTAGTAGGTGATAGTGAATAGTATCCCTGTGGGTTTTGAACCAATACAGGTAACAGTTTTTTAACTCTTGTATCTTTTCTCTCTTTTTCTTCCTCTTTTGAACCTTCAATTTTGTCTATACTTCTTATCTTCTTGCAACCCGTGATCTCCCTAATACGATTTGCTATCGTATCTGGGGAGGGTTTGTCATCTGTGCCAGTTCCATAAAATTCCCAAAATATTTTGCGAGCTAAAGAGATAAGATATCGCCTACTAATTAGCTCATAATGTTGTACGATTTTGTATATTATTATGTGCTCTTCCTTTTCCAATATGACCTTATTTGACTGCATATGACCACTTTACAAAAGACATATATGGATGATAGTATATAGTAATTTGGGTGAGAAAAAATGTCTAGTAGAATCACTTCCTTAAGAATTGACGAAAGGGACTACGAGCTTATTGAGCAGGCAGCTACAGCCTTGGGGATAAAGGCCAGTGATTTCATAAGGATGGCTATTAGAAAAGAGCTTGCAAATTATGGGCTTATATCTGGAATGGAGGCAAAGATACTGGGGGGTAATTTAAAGAGGCAAATTTAGAGAGCTATGAAGAATTTTACGCCATGATCAAAAAAGAAGGAACACTGCTAATTATCAGGATAATTTGAATAAGGTACTATCTCAAGAGTATGCAGATTATGGAAACATGGGCTTTAAGATGATCCAGGTTCCATAAAAGAATAGGTTCCGAAATATTACTGTAAGTCTTGTAAAAAAATCACGCAACTTCTTGGGCAAATTATCTTATAATATAGTGTTTAAAAAGGGGGTTAATTACTTAACTGTTCGAGTTTACTCAATCGGAAAACAATGGAACTCAGTGGAAATCACGTTTATTACTTGTTTTCATATACATGGAACTCTTTGGAACTCATTGGAACAACATGGAACCCTTATGGTAAGGTTATAACAATGCGTCCTGTAATATAATATAACACAAATTATCACAGAAACATAGTTTTGTACTACTTTTCCGAACAAAGATTTATAAGCCAGTGTGGGTATGAATTAATGGTGGTCAAAATGCAAAAGACAAAATCAAGTATGGAGACCTTGTACGGAAATCTGGAAGAGATAGTGAGACAGGGATACATATTTAGAGAGAGTGTAAAATACAAGGGAAATACAGCGTACTTCTACTTTATATCTCTGGATGGAGAGGATAGAAGAAACGAGAAACTGGAATTTGAGAACAGGGAAGATGTTGAAGAAATTGTGGACAGGCTAGCCGAGCTGATGAAAAAAATGTACGGTGTGGCATTCTACACTCCAAGCGAAAAAAAGGAGGATAAAAAAGAAAAAGCTGAATCTTTCAAATCCAAGGCCAAAATTACTGCGACAATGAGCAGCTACGACAAGAGCTTTGCAAGACATATAAACATACTGGCAGAAAAAGAAGAATGGCTGGTGACAATAATATCAGAACTGGGTATTAGAACACTATTTATCATCCTACAGATGGCAGATATTCCTCCCCATGAGTGGTACACCAAACTGGGCGAATATGCAAGTGACCCCCAAGCATTTGTTAATTTCGCTGAGAAGTACATAGTTGCGTTGTTTGAAGCGAAGCAGGATGCGAAGAAGATGCTTGAGATGAGGAGCGAGATGGCAATGCTAATAGCACAGAACGAGGCTCTTAAGTTTGCGTTAAAGAACAGAGAAGAGACGATAAGAGACCTAATAGAGCGTTTAAATGCACTGACGAGTATGCTTTCAAAGAACCAAATACAGAGGTACATAATCTGGGATGCTTTAAGACAGCAGGTGAAGCAGAAGAAGGGTACGAATATAAGTTTGCCGAGTAAGGAAGGAGGTAGTGTAAAAGGATAAAAGAGTAGAAGGCAATTTTAAGGCTGGGGTACGATGATGCCAAGACAGTTTAATGCACCAACTTCCAGACTCCTCAAACACACACTTCAGAGGTTTATCTTATGAACCCCATACGTAAGATGAGCAAGGCAGAACAGATGCCTTATGTTGAGATCGAATAATATCAAAGATCATTATAACTCTTTTTCTGAAGTTTTAGTATATGTGGACATCTATAAAGAGTTATTTTTTAGATTTTCAGTAATATTCATTCGATTAAATTAAGAAGATCCCTTGGTATCTTATCTATAGGAAAATTTGCTTTTGAAAGCATATTTTTTAATTCTTGGATCGTATACCTTGTTATGGTATCTTCTTCATCTTTAGAAGATTTGATATATTCTGATAATAGATCACTTATATCAATTACTAATTTCTCGGCCACAGTTTGATTGATTATTTTTGGGTGTTGGAAAATAGTCTGAAGATATTCTACTAGGTAGATAACTGTTGTATGATGAGTTTGAACAGAGATGTTATCTTTTATTACATTTAATAGGGCTTCAATCCAATCTATTGAGGATTCATCTGATTTCCCATCTAACATACACTTAATCATTGTGATAATGTAGGATGAAATATTGTCTAAAGCGTCAATAAAGAAGTAGGTATTATTGAATATTTGCTCATCTCTACCTATATCAGCTCCGAATATACCTTTGAACATATCCCCAATAAATTTATAAGTTGTGTAATCCCTCGCAGATGAAAATTTGTTTTTGTTTAATGAAAACAGGGAAAAATCTATTTTTAAAAGTACCTCAATCAAAGATAACAACACTTTATGGAGACGGTTTTTATTTGATAAATAAACATATATCTCAATCTGAGATAGGAATTCCCCATATATTCTCTCCTTTACCTCAGAATTTCCAGAGGGTTCCTCGGGAAAGCTTGTAACATATTGAGAAAATACATAATATAAAGTTTTTATACCCTCATCAGCAACAACCTCATCCCTATTATTAATGGCCTTGCTAATAGTTTCATAAAATGCACTGTATATCCATTTATAGTTTTCCTCTATGTATTTTGGATTCTTCATCCTTCTCTCGGATATCTCACTATTAAGAATCTTAAAGAAATATTCTGGATCTAAAGATTTTAATATATTATAAATCCTTGATCCAGTATAAAGCCCCAAAGTAATAACTAGTGAGATTTCAAGTGATATGGCAATTTTATAAGCAATCCAGTTTTTTATTCCATAAAGAAGGACTAATGAATTTAAAGATATTCCTAATGCGATGACATATGCCAGTATATATCCCTCCAGATCCCAGTTCCTTTTAGGTAAAAATTTCCAGCTTTTATAGCTGTATTTTTTATCTAAAAACTGCATACCTACAACTAAACCCGTAATGCCCAATCCGAACATAGCTGCTGTACCTTGAAAAATTGCACTAAGTAGATATTCTTGTAAAGTAATATTGATTGGAGTATAATACATATCTACTAATGTTATAACAAATAATATTATGAAGAAAATTGAAAGTGGTTTATAACTAATTAACTCCGTAGTCCAGTTATGTTTCCAATTCTTATTTTTCAGATTTTCAACCACTTGTGGATCCACGCATTTTGTAGGCCAAAACAAAATCACTTTTTCTTTATTTCTTTGCATCTACCATATACAATTGACTTAGTCTATAAAATGTTTTCCAAACTAAAGATTTACCCAAACATTTTTTCACAGCACCCAGAAAATACTCATTATTTCCTTTCCTCAATGTCCAAACACCTCCTCCAAGATGCTTTCCTTCATTTCCTTCAGTTGCGAAATCTGATTATGGATTTTCTCTTTCAGTGCTTTGATTTTCTCATAAACGCTATCAAGGTAGTTCGCTATTTCTTTCTGCTTTTCAAGGTCTGGCTGGTTGTTGTGGAAGGGTAGGGGGATTTTGAGGTTTTTAAGATGGTTTTTAGTGATTGCCTTAAATGTTGT
This window harbors:
- a CDS encoding CopG family transcriptional regulator — translated: MSSRITSLRIDERDYELIEQAATALGIKASDFIRMAIRKELANYGLISGMEAKILGGNLKRQI